Genomic DNA from Filimonas effusa:
GGGAGGCTCCTGTTCTTACAGTGATCAACTTTGCCCAGTTTTGTATTGCTACCATGTTACTGGGCATTTATGTATTTAACCTGAAGATCGGCAATAATCCTTTTATATTGTTCCGCGAGCAGATGCCTGATCTGCCGTTGTTCACGAACCCTGATTACCTGAGCCTGCCGCGTGTGTATGAGGGCAATGATCTGAACACGTTGTTGCAGAACTACTGGATGGTGATACATCCGCCTATCTTATTCCTTGGTTTTGCTTCCACTATTATACCATTTGCTTTTGCGTATGCGGGTATGGTTAATAAGGATCATACGTGGACTACGCCGGCGTTGTCGTGGACGAGTTTTTCCGCCGCGGTGCTTGGTACGGGTATTATGATGGGAGCTGCCTGGGCTTATGAGAGCCTTTCATTCGGTGGCTACTGGGCATGGGACCCTGTGGAAAATGCGTCTCTTGTACCCTGGCTGGTGCTGGTGGCTGGTTTGCATACCAATCTTATTTATAAACACAGCGGTTATTCATTAAAGACCACTTACCTGTTTTATATACTGGCTTTTGTGCTGGTGCTGTATTCGAGTTTCCTTACCAAGAGCGGTGTGCTGGGCGATACGTCGGTACATGCTTTTACTGATTCGGGTACCGGCTTCCAGCTGGGTGCGTTTGTGCTGGTGTTTTTAGTGCCGGGGCTTTTCCTGTTTTTCAGGAACAGCAAACATATGCCTGTGATCAAAAAGGAGGAGAGCACTTATAGCCGTGAGTTCTGGATGTTTATTGGTTCGCTGGTGTTGTTCCTTGGCAGTCTAGTTATTATCATCAAGACGTCGGTGCCTTTGTTCAACAAGATCTTTGGTACGCAGATAGCGCCACCGGAGGATCCGGAGTTTGCGCATAACCAGATACAGGTATTTGTGGCTTTCATTATTGGTTTACTTACCGCGGTGACACAATACCTTAAGTATAAGGATACGCCCAAGGCGTTACTGGGACGCAAGATACTGGTGCCTACGCTGGTGTCGCTGGTGATAAGTCTTTGTATCAGTTTCTTTGGAGAGATCCATTATGATAAAAAAGGTCCGGGATTCCTGTTTGCGATCCATATGGCGCTATTTGCGTCGGTATATGCCGTAGTGGCCAATGCGGCTTATATATGGCTTGGATTAAAGGGCAAGCTGAAGGCTGCGGGCGCTTCCGTGGCGCATTTCGGTTTTGGGCTGATACTGGTTGGTATTCTCATTTCTTCGAGTAAAAAGACCATCCTAAGCTGGAACACTACCGGTGTAACTACGCTGCAATCGGATGGTAAGGAGAACCCGGCTGAGAACATCACCTTGTTCAAAGGCGTGAGAACGGATATGGGTAAATATCATGTTACCTATGTCAAGGATACGGTTAATCCGCGTGACAGGAAGAAATATTTTGAGCTTGAATTTGAGCATAAGAAGCGCAAGGAGAAGTTCTTTCTTTATCCTGATGTGCTGAAGAACAATAAGGGGATGGAAGGTTATTCTCCTAACCCTGATGCGCGTCATTACTGGCATAAAGACATCTTTGTTTATATTTCTTCATGGGTTGAAGGCAGCAGCCAGGATACCTCTTCCTTTAAGCCAACAGAGGTTAAGGTAGGCGATACACTGTTCTATGCAAATGGTCTTATTGTATTGAACAAGGCTGAGGTAAATCCTGAGAAGGGAATACCCGGAGTAGCAGCTGATGAAACAGGGATGGTGCTTAATATGACGGTGATTGCGAAGGATGGCCGTATGTATCCTGCCACACCTGGTATTGCGCTGAAGGGAAATGAAATGCGTTCTTTGCCTGATACTGTTGTATCGCAGGGGCTGATCCTTAAGTTCAACAAGGTTATCGATGCAGCAAAAGGCAGACTTGAGATAGGAGTGAAGGAAGACAAGACCATGAGCGATCTACTTACGCTGAAGGTTTATGAATTTCCGTTCATCAATATATTATGGATAGGCGTGATTGTAATGGTAACAGGTTTTGTGATGAGCATGGTACAGCGCATGCGCAAGCCAAAGATGGCGGCTGTTTAAGTTAATTCACCAGGTCTACCGTTGCCTTCTGCGCAACTTATTTTTATCCCGTGCTGTACGAATGGAGTCGGCACGGGATTTTGCTATAGAAAGCGTAGTGCTGTCGCAGTCTTTTTCGAGTTGTGTTATCACATCTTCGACCTTACGTTCCATTTCGACACGGGCTTTCAGGCGCGCCAGACGCGGTGCTTCTTTGTCTTCCTGTTTACAGGCCTGCATCATGAGGCTTGTAAGAATCAGTATCGATACAGTTTTCATAACCGGGTAGTGTCTTTTGGAAGTTTAAGTAATGAATCTACCAGTAAAGGAACGCGGTAGCGTTGTATAGAGTCGCAGCGCCGAGTGATGGCGGCGTAGGCGGAATCGATGCGCGCTGAAGCTTCATTGTCCAGTTGTTTCTGGAATTCAATTAATTGCTCTTCCTGATCTGCGGGGGGCACGGCGGGTGTGCAACCTATGGCGATCAGGTTTATGAAAACTATAACATTTAACAGAATGCTTTTGAATTGCATTGCGATTGTATAACCGGTTGAATGTTTATATTTACGGTCGATAAGTACAATGACCAGGTATAAAAATACAACTCTGGCTGGTATCATTACCATCCTGGTTGTGGCGATCTACCATCCCGTATCCGCCACTGCTCAGAATGGTCAAGGACCTTATGACACAATCCGTGTTTATGGCTGCATTGAAGCCAACGGTGATACTATTCCCTGTTCTTATCTGCCTCCTGTATTTGTTTACACGCATTTAAAGGGTAAATGGAAGAAGTACCATGCTGAATGGACGAGGTTACGTAATGCGGTATATGTAACGTATCCTTATGCTGCTGCGGCTTCGAAGGTGATGAACGATATCAATATGCGGCTGGAGGGTGTTACGGAGAAGTCGAAGCGGAAGGCGATCATCCGTTCGCGGGAGAAGGAGCTGAAGAAGGAGTTTTCGGACAAGCTTACCAAGTTATCGGTATACCAGGGGAAGGTGCTGATGAAGCTTATCAACCGGCAAACGGGCAACAACTGTTACGAGATCATAGAAGAATATAAAGGCAGTTTTACTGCAACCGTGTACCAGACGGTTGCGATCGTATTTGGCTCTAACCTCAAGCAGAGCTATGATCCTTCCGGCAAGGATCGTGATATTGAAAGTATTGTACATGATGTTGAACGTATGTACGGTATCAGAAGATAAGATTACTTTTGCTGCTCAATTTCAGAACAGCAATGATAAAAACAGACATACTGGCTTTTGGTGTGCATCCTGATGATGTTGAGTTAGGATGTTCGGGCACCATTATAGCGGCCGTGGCAGAAGGAAAGAAAGTGGCGATCGTTGATCTTACGCAGGGAGAATTAGGAACACGCGGTACGATAGAGACGCGTAAAACAGAAGCTGCTGCTGCTGCTGCCATCATGGGTGTTGCTGCCCGTGAGAACCTGCAGATGGCTGATGGTTTCTTCCAGATCAATGAAGAAAATATCCGTAAAGTCATTGTTTCCATTCGTAAATACCGGCCTGAGATCATACTCTGCAATGCGTTGGAGGACCGTCATCCTGACCATGGAAGGAGTTCGAAGCTGGTAGAGGAAGCGGCGTTCCTTTCCGGGTTGCGCAAGATAGCAACTACACTTGACGGGGTTGAACAGGAGGCATGGCGTCCCAAATACGTTTTCCACTATATACAGGACCGGTATCTGAAGCCTGATTTTGTCGTGGATATTTCTGCCCATATGGAGCAGAAGATCCGGGCGGTGCAGGCTTATACCACGCAGTTTTTTTCGGCGCAGGCTGCTGAAAATGAAGATACTGAGCCTCAGACCTATATTTCCACGCCGGATTTCATTCATACCGTTACCGGCAGGGCATTATTGTTGGGTAAGAGAATAGGCGTGAAATATGCCGAAGGATATATATCGAAGAAAATGCTGGGGATCAGCAGTTTCGATGCATTTGTTCAGGAAACGACGTGATGTTAATATTATGTTTTTCAATGCTTTTTAACCTGATTTCAACGGGTTAAACCGCCAGTTATCCTGATATTTGCACCTTCAAAAGTCATTTAGTTAAGTATTATGCAGACTCCAAAATTCGCAGTCGTAAGACCTTCTTTTCATGTTGAGCTGAAAAACAGGATCAACGAGTATTTTGCCACTACGGGCAAAAGCACTACCGGTGGCTCCAGATTGTTTTCGAAAGCGCTTTTCCTGATATTGGCGCTTGCGTACATTTACATTCAGCTGGTTTTCTTTACACCTGTGTTATGGGTGTCGTTATTGCTTTGCGTGTTAATGGGGCTGGCAGTAGCTTCTATCGGGTTTAATGTGATGCATGACGGCGGACATGGCAGTTTCAGCACTTCGCCGGCCGTCAACAAAGTTGCCGCTATCACTGCCGAAGTATTAGGTGCCAGTCATTTTATGTGGAATATGAAGCATAATGTGATCCACCATGCCTACACGAATATCGATGGTATCGATGATGATATTGACGCCAAACCTTTCCTGCGGATGGCTTCGACCCAGAAATATTACAAGATGCACCGTTTTCAGCATGTGTATTTTGTGGCGTTGTATGCTATCTTTCATTTGTACTGGGTGTTGTTCAGCGACTACAAGAAATACTTCTCCGGTAAGATCGGCGATATGGCCATCAAGAAGATGAAGCCTATGGACCATGTTATTTTCTGGGGTTTTAAACTGGTGCATTATGCGTTGTTCTTTATCATTCCTATTGCGGTATTAGGTTTCAAGAGCTGGATCATTGGTTTCTCTATCGTTACCGTGGTTACGGGCTTTACCTTAAGTATCGTATTCCAATTGGCGCATACGGTAGAACATGCTGAATTTCCTGTGCCTGCTGAAGATGGTAAACTGCAGGATGAGTGGGCTGTTCACCAGTTGAAGACCACTGCCAACTTTGCTACCGGCAATAAGCTGATATCCTGGTATGTAGGCGGATTGAATTTCCAGGTAGAACACCATTTATTCCCCAAGATCTCCCATATTCATTATCCTGAGATCAATAAGATCGTTAAGCAGGCATGTAAGGAGTATAACGTGGTTTATATCGAGTATCCGAAGATGTACCATGCTGTAATATCGCATGTGTCGTTCCTGCGCCAGATGGGCAGGGCTTAATTTCATATTTTAAAAAGGAATTGTAGTTACAAGATATGTCAAAGGTTAAAATAGGATTGGTGCAAACGACCTGCACCGCGAACAAGCAGGAGAACCTGGATAAGGCTATCGCCAAAGTTCGTGAAGCTGCTGCCAAAGGCGCGCAGATTGTATGTTTACAAGAGTTGTTTACTTCTCTTTATTTCTGTGATGTGGAAGATTAT
This window encodes:
- a CDS encoding DUF4294 domain-containing protein; protein product: MTRYKNTTLAGIITILVVAIYHPVSATAQNGQGPYDTIRVYGCIEANGDTIPCSYLPPVFVYTHLKGKWKKYHAEWTRLRNAVYVTYPYAAAASKVMNDINMRLEGVTEKSKRKAIIRSREKELKKEFSDKLTKLSVYQGKVLMKLINRQTGNNCYEIIEEYKGSFTATVYQTVAIVFGSNLKQSYDPSGKDRDIESIVHDVERMYGIRR
- a CDS encoding fatty acid desaturase family protein, which gives rise to MQTPKFAVVRPSFHVELKNRINEYFATTGKSTTGGSRLFSKALFLILALAYIYIQLVFFTPVLWVSLLLCVLMGLAVASIGFNVMHDGGHGSFSTSPAVNKVAAITAEVLGASHFMWNMKHNVIHHAYTNIDGIDDDIDAKPFLRMASTQKYYKMHRFQHVYFVALYAIFHLYWVLFSDYKKYFSGKIGDMAIKKMKPMDHVIFWGFKLVHYALFFIIPIAVLGFKSWIIGFSIVTVVTGFTLSIVFQLAHTVEHAEFPVPAEDGKLQDEWAVHQLKTTANFATGNKLISWYVGGLNFQVEHHLFPKISHIHYPEINKIVKQACKEYNVVYIEYPKMYHAVISHVSFLRQMGRA
- the bshB1 gene encoding bacillithiol biosynthesis deacetylase BshB1, with the translated sequence MIKTDILAFGVHPDDVELGCSGTIIAAVAEGKKVAIVDLTQGELGTRGTIETRKTEAAAAAAIMGVAARENLQMADGFFQINEENIRKVIVSIRKYRPEIILCNALEDRHPDHGRSSKLVEEAAFLSGLRKIATTLDGVEQEAWRPKYVFHYIQDRYLKPDFVVDISAHMEQKIRAVQAYTTQFFSAQAAENEDTEPQTYISTPDFIHTVTGRALLLGKRIGVKYAEGYISKKMLGISSFDAFVQETT
- the ccsA gene encoding cytochrome c biogenesis protein CcsA; the encoded protein is MNYTGEHLLPGQLGHFLAVLSLVASIVATVAYFKTNKASLADEKQSWLRVARFAFVAETIGVFGMFATIYYIVANHYNEYYFAWNHSSRTLQSEYLLSCIWEDQSGSFLLWDIWHCVLGWFFIFRNKKWEAPVLTVINFAQFCIATMLLGIYVFNLKIGNNPFILFREQMPDLPLFTNPDYLSLPRVYEGNDLNTLLQNYWMVIHPPILFLGFASTIIPFAFAYAGMVNKDHTWTTPALSWTSFSAAVLGTGIMMGAAWAYESLSFGGYWAWDPVENASLVPWLVLVAGLHTNLIYKHSGYSLKTTYLFYILAFVLVLYSSFLTKSGVLGDTSVHAFTDSGTGFQLGAFVLVFLVPGLFLFFRNSKHMPVIKKEESTYSREFWMFIGSLVLFLGSLVIIIKTSVPLFNKIFGTQIAPPEDPEFAHNQIQVFVAFIIGLLTAVTQYLKYKDTPKALLGRKILVPTLVSLVISLCISFFGEIHYDKKGPGFLFAIHMALFASVYAVVANAAYIWLGLKGKLKAAGASVAHFGFGLILVGILISSSKKTILSWNTTGVTTLQSDGKENPAENITLFKGVRTDMGKYHVTYVKDTVNPRDRKKYFELEFEHKKRKEKFFLYPDVLKNNKGMEGYSPNPDARHYWHKDIFVYISSWVEGSSQDTSSFKPTEVKVGDTLFYANGLIVLNKAEVNPEKGIPGVAADETGMVLNMTVIAKDGRMYPATPGIALKGNEMRSLPDTVVSQGLILKFNKVIDAAKGRLEIGVKEDKTMSDLLTLKVYEFPFINILWIGVIVMVTGFVMSMVQRMRKPKMAAV